A single window of Leishmania panamensis strain MHOM/PA/94/PSC-1 chromosome 35 sequence DNA harbors:
- a CDS encoding SNF1-related protein kinase, putative (TriTrypDB/GeneDB-style sysID: LpmP.35.0930) has protein sequence MANTQRSNAILPKVGQRFGPYQVGETIGRGTFAKVKIGYHETTKVRVALKIISRKLMDSDARSALKIKREIKIMRVLRHPHITRLYDVVKTKHDIVLVMEYVSGGELFDYISRQGRLEEPTVRTLFQQLAAAVAYCHRYRVTHRDIKPENIMMEHGSHSVKLSDFGLSSITHDGRFFETSCGTPNYASPEVVSGRLYGGPEADVWSCGVVLYAMLCGTLPFDESNISVLFKKIQTADYVIPSYISRQAQDLLHHVLVVNPLERATMEQVMQHPWLRPNFPRYLLSLHYAAIVETTRFASTYYLTEDMLDVEVMSVVASRFHASPETVASIIMAEEERIPSMRAVISDEDNPNSMARRYPAANYFEMYSNVLDSKLWPTPVEIAAAEVALRSEAHDIFVSYVILTQKKQSKLAPQEHGTNASFGESANTLLQSQAQQGYGSLNANSLHQRSGNASFTGLSFKETSWRLNAHTTVPSTPTKPKDHNEKTLQHLPPPPPQSTMSSCLLVPPAGDPWQSGYNAVAAPFLPLHANGSTHTVLGHILHVQELPVQLLLSRRITVKPVKRETSFSLSSSPMHQKRSLGFDCVSDPGSASTSMPTVPQGNLLQPQRTHTTRASSCTPKLLHPQSKMEAGLSGSHSQSYNDSPLRGNGADMRHKLAVAGGETALDTLYHAETVTRFGNDFIRNGVAFVNSTSHETLREVYEAMKQEGLLWKVIYDYYFSVVRYPNIKLQVKVYRTTLDEQLVDVKVSAQSGMAAYDVALSLLERLRTRAVNKCNAQVLQNGGSSQKSHMPSIT, from the coding sequence ATGGCCAACACTCAGCGCAGCAATGCCATTCTTCCCAAGGTGGGCCAGCGGTTTGGTCCCTACCAGGTCGGTGAAACCATCGGCCGTGGCACTTTTGCCAAAGTAAAGATCGGATACCATGAAACAACGAAGGTCCGTGTAGCGCTCAAAATTATCTCACGCAAGCTGATGGACAGCGATGCGCGTTCGGCGCTGAAGATCAAGCGCGAAATCAAGATCATGCGAGTGCTGCGCCACCCGCACATCACTCGCCTCTACGATGTCGTCAAGACGAAGCACGATATTGTGCTAGTCATGGAGTATGTGTCTGGCGGAGAGCTGTTCGACTATATTAGCCGCCAGGGTCGACTAGAGGAACCCACCGTGCGCACCCTATTTCAGCAgctggccgccgctgtcgcctaTTGCCATCGGTACCGGGTCACTCATCGAGACATCAAGCCGGAGAACATCATGATGGAGCACGGCTCCCACAGTGTGAAGCTGAGTGACTTTGGCTTATCCTCCATCACGCATGATGGACGCTTCTTCGAgacgagctgcggcacccCCAACTACGCGTCCCCGGAGGTGGTAAGTGGGCGGCTGTACGGAGGCCCAGAGGCGGATGTGTGGAGTTGCGGCGTTGTGCTCTACGCGATGCTCTGCGGCACCCTGCCATTCGACGAAAGCAACATTTCTGTCCTTTTCAAGAAAATTCAAACGGCAGACTATGTCATCCCTAGCTACATCTCCCGGCAGGCGCAAgacctgctgcaccacgtgcTGGTCGTGAATCCGCTGGAGCGCGCCACAATGGAGCAGGTGATGCAGCACCCCTGGCTGCGACCCAACTTTCCCCGCTATCTGTTGTCACTGCACTACGCCGCGATCGTGGAGACAACGCGCTTTGCAAGCACCTACTATCTCACGGAGGACATGCTGGATGTGGAGGTGATGTCCGTCGTCGCTTCCCGCTTTCACGCCTCTCCGGAGACGGTGGCGTCGATAATtatggcggaggaggagcgcatcCCGTCGATGCGGGCCGTCATTAGCGACGAAGACAACCCGAATTCCATGGCGCGTCGCTACCCCGCGGCCAACTACTTTGAGATGTACTCAAATGTGTTGGACTCGAAGCTGTGGCCGACACCAGTGGAGattgccgccgccgaagtggccctgcgcagcgaggccCACGACATCTTTGTGTCATATGTCATTCTAACACAGAAAAAGCAGAGCAAGTTGGCCCCGCAAGAGCACGGCACAAACGCGTCGTTTGGAGAGAGCGCCAACACCCTCCTTCAGTCGCAGGCTCAGCAAGGGTACGGCTCCCTGAACGCCAACTCGCTGCATCAGCGCTCCGGGAACGCAAGCTTCACCGGCCTCAGCTTCAAGGAGACATCTTGGAGGTTGAACGCGCATACTACCGTGCCATCCACGCCAACGAAGCCGAAAGACCATAACGAGAAGACGCTTCAGCAtctaccaccgccgccgccacagtcCACCATGAGCTCGTGCCTTTTGGTACCTCCCGCTGGAGACCCTTGGCAGTCGGGGTACAACGCCGTCGCGGCGCCgtttcttccccttcacgCAAACGGCTCGACCCATACCGTGCTAGGACACATCCTACATGTGCAAGAGCTCCCGGTGCAGTTACTCCTGTCTCGCAGAATTACAGTGAAACCAGTAAAGAGGGAAACGtctttctcgctttcctcgTCTCCAATGCATCAGAAACGAAGTTTGGGCTTTGACTGTGTCAGCGACCCCGGTAGTGCGTCAACCTCGATGCCAACCGTTCCGCAAGGGAatctgctgcagccgcagcgaacCCACACGACGAGGGCGTCCTCATGTACACCGAAACTCTTGCACCCGCAATCGAAAATGGAGGCGGGTCTTAGCGGCTCCCATTCGCAGAGCTACAACGATAGCCCACTGAGGGGCAACGGCGCCGACATGCGCCACAAACTGGCCGTCGCAGGCGGTGAGACGGCGTTGGACACGTTGTACCATGCAGAGACGGTCACGCGCTTCGGCAACGACTTCATCCGCAATGGCGTTGCATTTGTAAACTCCACCAGTCACGAGACACTGAGAGAGGTGTACGAGGCCATGAAGCAGGAGGGGTTACTCTGGAAGGTCATCTATGATTATTACTTCTCCGTCGTGCGCTATCCAAACATCAAGCTACAGGTAAAGGTGTACCGGACAACGTTGGACGAGCAACTGGTGGATGTCAAGGTATCCGCACAGAGCGGGATGGCCGCCTACGACGTGGCGTTGTCGTTGCTagagcggctgcgcaccCGCGCGGTGAACAAGTGCAATGCGCAGGTTCTTCAAAACGGTGGTAGCTCCCAGAAGAGCCACATGCCGAGCATAACGTGA
- a CDS encoding mitogen-activated protein kinase-like protein (TriTrypDB/GeneDB-style sysID: LpmP.35.0940): MLRRSRVLPPISEPIHGIELPDVEAEDAIYTHDKERNPLVRIGPPCATLCSDHEHKLLSCSKSCATVPAPQHQHVGDAVVFNVPSLSSDENVARSSSARRHLRSEDGGVTEVPQPAFREGGTTELPAPTPACASPPTCSSDEDNQVAVDSQANHSADFMNSGRSCSSEIQPTSAGRDAVLLSECKEDPADSAVRRKLARVRRKNCVLLIVLLAIVIVLALAGGVGVGFVNKKYSMLMHRMYLVSRERVILNSSTMLLKEYHRALHAETQSLIAFVHTSMADKTPTNTTELQRALYIPFFNVWWTWLYSANIPTTHSIYVSLCEESLISTEKCPLMALTIACLPQNSSLRCFYMRSYELNSSQMVVNHIDFDKTGVPRIGPFYRLVPLVVNHMPKRTHHRFDYFFSQDHPILLNGMVHNTLTIRHQTQMKNLMVICDTSSRIDSWFEKFERGLQKRDGSHYILFSSDGTILAYSHDDDQADNGEPVSSSYKNRSLIRWNKQGVDKVALEKRIVAIFDEALQNTTLLTDHSLPRDPLILTKGIDNYVVFFEDILRFRRAHAKFNTFFVAAYAVPLDTSLGLHGFVHIMICVGIIIICMSLLGGVAMMTMNEMQHVVEFISRLSTHAATYDTKQMRIALDRQKPGMLARIITSADVINHEFQCILTNLNAHRPFLPQSLLAKCNESFFDGALKRPSLERRDVALGGDSANAFSVNEDEIPAEPLALPYLGNTLEGNATNPIENSRLLQRGFYRTKSTILVVSLSNVALDAGESVDVVNLFVQTVLNHATSANGVVEVIEFQKIVISFNSHFPVPRHQEKACLCALAMRDAFYGMGCSVGMGIASGCNYVGTTGTEQLKARVIMGESVVVAQSLTTLNNFLGCSILATDQVVCEAIVTAVPVDVVQLYYEQNHQWVQYGVSEIIGSQHTILSPDMQLVKSVFKLVRYRQAEEALAVVRRYMDVAAERREMPSWPVRRMHALVEHQQQLIKSGYRRQCRQWQTLEGDEIMMNRLSEANHLCNWQRQHRLKTTVSTTNEDSLARLSATAKVVSGEFGFVPSDTFNSGCEAALARALMGEQSKLIMTRQHLVPVSNVCLGEDALFPVFALKSSDEEEEKSSASTPSLLLHDCGTGRKGETSGTDSEEMRSMLLVKTRMPLIVAREALRVGAPLLPSTGSSPSPALPFDHTEYAHSVPGISTSSNNHHQSALDGQRNGAPSFPHGGTFHGGALVTLGTLEGNTGGGFSIGAGVVDINGDSDRGIPDSGHRQNKNVAGSAKTHTSCELPQRIVSVSGQVFHRTSQIVGRGSFGEVYLAISETGSLSAIKVFPLNDQNAPQLIREVEALSQMRHENIVGYDCCAVQDSFFFIICEYMAAGTLGSLIQKLGMIPERAARKYACDMLFGLDYLHQHSWLHCDIKPENILITSDGTCKLADFGAASLGRSLRDAVSVRGTPRFSAPEAILGTWNRQADIYSFGITVAQMVTGVHPWHNYNEPDHLFVVRYAGEIRHSLQTGTPCAMQPDLPTTLQDKELQSAIRRCCEFDPAKRPTTEELVTLLS, encoded by the coding sequence ATGCTGAGACGCAGTAGGGTGTTGCCGCCCATTTCGGAGCCCATTCACGGCATCGAGCTGCCGGACGTCGAAGCAGAAGACGCAATCTACACGCATGATAAGGAGAGAAATCCACTGGTGCGGATTGGTCCTCCCTGTGCAACTCTCTGCTCCGATCACGAGCACAAGTTGTTGAGTTGTTCCAAGTCATGCGCTacggtgccggcgccgcagcaccagcatgTGGGCGATGCAGTTGTGTTCAATGTGCCCAGTCTCTCGTCTGATGAAAACGTGgcacggagcagcagcgcccgcCGTCATTTGCGCTCAGAGGACGGTGGCGTCACTGAGGTGCCTCAGCCTGCATTCCGAGAGGGTGGGACGACCGAGCTCCCTGCGCCCACCCCGGCCTGTGCTAGCCCACCGACGTGTAGCAGCGACGAAGATAATCAGGTAGCCGTAGATAGCCAAGCCAACCACTCGGCGGACTTCATGAACTCGGgtcgcagctgcagtagcGAGATTCAACCCACGTCGGCAGGCAGGGATGCTGTTCTCCTCAGTGAATGCAAGGAGGACCCAGCGGATTCCGCTGTACGACGGAAGCTCGCGCGAGTGCGGCGCAAAAACTGCGTTTTGCTGATTGTACTCCTGGCGATCGTTATTGTGCTGGCCTTAGCTGGTGGCGTTGGGGTTGGCTTTGTGAATAAGAAGTACTCAATGTTGATGCACCGTATGTATTTGGTATCGAGAGAACGCGTCATTCTCAACAGCTCGACGATGCTGCTTAAAGAGTACCATAGGGCACTGCATGCAGAGACGCAAAGTCTCATAGCGTTTGTGCACACCTCGATGGCCGACAAAACTCCAACGAACACAACCGAACTGCAGAGGGCCCTGTATATTCCCTTTTTCAACGTGTGGTGGACGTGGCTGTACTCCGCTAACATCCCAACGACGCATTCGATTTACGTATCCCTCTGCGAGGAGTCCCTGATCAGCACCGAAAAATGTCCCCTCATGGCTCTGACCATCGCGTGCCTGCCCCAAAACTCAAGTCTGAGGTGCTTTTATATGCGCTCGTATGAACTGAACAGCTCGCAGATGGTGGTCAACCACATCGACTTTGACAAGACCGGCGTTCCACGGATTGGCCCCTTTTACAGGCTCGTGCCACTGGTGGTGAACCATATGCCCAAAAGGACCCACCACAGGTTTGACTACTTCTTTAGCCAGGACCACCCCATCTTGCTCAACGGCATGGTGCACAACACCCTGACCATTCGGCATCAGACGCAGATGAAGAACCTTATGGTCATTTGTGATACCAGCAGTCGCATTGATAGTTGGTTTGAGAAGTTCGAGCGCGGGCTCCAGAAAAGAGATGGCAGCCACTACATActcttcagcagcgacggcacgaTTCTGGCGTACTCCCATGATGATGACCAGGCTGATAATGGGGAACCAGTGTCCTCCAGCTACAAAAACCGTAGCTTGATTCGATGGAACAAGCAAGGAGTCGACAAAGTAGCTCTGGAGAAGCGCATAGTGGCCATCTTCGACGAAGCACTGCAGAACACCACGTTACTGACAGACCATTCGCTGCCGAGAGACCCGTTGATACTCACGAAGGGGATAGACAACTACGTTGTGTTCTTTGAGGATATCTTACGCTTTCGCAGGGCCCACGCAAAATTCAACACCTTCTTCGTAGCCGCGTACGCTGTGCCGCTGGACACTTCTCTGGGCCTCCATGGCTTCGTGCATATTATGATTTGTGTgggcatcatcatcatctgcATGTCCCTCCTCGGTGGGGTTGCCATGATGACTATGAATGAGATGCAGCATGTGGTGGAGTTCATTTCGAGGCTCTCCACGCACGCTGCCACATACGACACCAAGCAGATGCGCATTGCACTCGATCGCCAGAAACCAGGCATGCTCGCCCGCATCATTACTTCCGCTGATGTGATCAATCACGAGTTTCAGTGCATCTTAACAAATCTGAACGCGCATCGCCCGTTTCtgccgcagtcgctgctCGCCAAGTGCAATGAGTCCTTCTTCGACGGGGCACTAAAGCGGCCGAGCCTCGAGCGCCGCGACGTGGCCCTCGGCGGCGACTCCGCCAACGCCTTCTCCGTCAATGAGGACGAGATACCCGCCGaaccgctggcgctgccctACCTGGGGAACACACTCGAGGGTAACGCTACGAACCCGATCGAGAACTCGCGACTCTTGCAGCGCGGTTTTTACCGAACGAAATCGACCATTCTTGTCGTCAGTCTCTCGAACGTCGCCTTGGATGCGGGCGAATCCGTGGATGTGGTGAACCTCTTTGTGCAGACGGTGCTGAATCACGCGACAAGCGCCAACGGTGTGGTGGAGGTCATCGAGTTTCAAAAAATCGTCATCTCCTTTAATTCGCACTTTCCAGTGCCGCGGCATCAGGAGaaggcgtgtctgtgcgcgctGGCGATGCGCGACGCATTCTACGGCATGGGGTGCAGCGTCGGCATGGGTATAGCGTCGGGGTGCAATTACGTTGGTACCACCGGAACAGAGCAGCTAAAGGCGCGTGTAATCATGGGCGAGAGCGTTGTGGTGGCGCAGTCGCTCACAACTCTCAACAACTTCCTCGGCTGCTCTATTTTAGCCACTGACCAGGTGGTCTGTGAGGCCATCGTGACGGCTGTCCCGGTGGATGTCGTGCAGCTCTACTACGAGCAGAACCATCAGTGGGTGCAGTACGGTGTCTCTGAGATCATCGGTAGTCAGCACACCATTCTTTCTCCAGATATGCAGCTCGTCAAGTCTGTTTTTAAGCTAGTCCGCTACCGCcaagcggaggaggcgctggcggtggtgcggaggTACATGGACGTTGCAGCTGAGCGGCGCGAGATGCCTTCGTGGCCGGTGCGCCGCATGCATGCCCTAGTGGAGCATCAACAGCAGTTGATCAAGAGTGGTTATCGACGACAGTGTCGACAATGGCAGACCCTCGAGGGGGATGAGATTATGATGAACCGCCTCTCCGAGGCGAACCATTTATGCAattggcagcggcagcaccgtctcAAGACAACTGTCAGCACCACCAACGAGGACTCCCTCGCCAGATTGTCGGCCACAGCCAAAGTGGTCTCTGGTGAGTTCGGCTTTGTCCCCAGTGACACCTTTAACTCGggctgcgaggcggcacTCGCACGAGCGTTGATGGGTGAGCAATCAAAGCTCATCATGACACGGCAGCACTTGGTACCGGTGTCGAACGTATGCTTGGGTGAGGATGCCCTCTTTCCTGTTTTCGCGCTCAagagcagcgacgaggaggaggaaaagtcATCAGCCTCGACGCCGTCGTTGTTGCTGCATGACTGCGGCACAggcagaaaaggggagacCAGTGGTACGGACTCTGAAGAAATGAGGTCCATGCTGCTGGTGAAGACACGCATGCCGCTCATCGTGGCGCGTGAGGCTTTGCGCGTCGgggcaccactgctgccatccACCGGCTCATCTCCATCGCCTGCTCTACCGTTCGATCACACTGAGTATGCCCATAGCGTACCTGGTATCTCGACCTCGTCGAATAACCACCATCAGTCGGCGCTGGATGGCCAGCGCAACGGTGCACCTAGCTTTCCACACGGTGGTACTTTTCACGGAGGGGCCTTGGTGACATTGGGCACGCTCGAGGGCAACACTGGAGGAGGATTCTCTATTGGTGCGGGCGTCGTTGACATCAATGGGGACTCCGATCGAGGCATACCGGACTCGGGACATAGACAGAACAAGAATGTCGCTGGTTCAGCgaagacgcacacaagcTGCGAACTGCCGCAGCGTATCGTGTCGGTCAGTGGCCAGGTGTTTCACAGGACCTCGCAGATTGTGGGGCGCGGGTCCTTTGGGGAAGTGTACCTCGCCATATCCGAGACTGGCTCGCTGAGCGCCATTAAGGTGTTCCCGCTGAATGACCAGAACGCGCCGCAGCTCATTCGCGAGGTCGAGGCGCTATCGCAAATGCGGCACGAAAATATCGTCGGTTacgactgctgcgctgttCAGGACAGTTTCTTCTTCATCATTTGCGAATACATGGCTGCTGGTACGCTTGGTTCGCTCATTCAGAAGCTCGGGATGATCCCAGAGCGGGCGGCGCGCAAGTACGCATGCGACATGCTCTTCGGCCTCGACTACCTTCATCAACACTCGTGGCTGCACTGCGACATCAAGCCGGAAAATATCCTCATCACCTCTGACGGCACGTGCAAGCTGGCAGACTTTGGTGCTGCCTCGCTGGGGCGAAGTTTGAGGGACGCCGTTTCGGTGCGCGGGACGCCGCGATTTTCGGCTCCAGAGGCTATCCTGGGGACGTGGAATCGACAGGCGGATATCTACAGCTTTGGTATCACCGTTGCTCAGATGGTGACGGGCGTGCACCCATGGCACAACTACAATGAACCTGACCACCTGTTCGTCGTGCGCTACGCGGGCGAGATACGGCATAGTCTACAAACCGGCACGCCATGCGCAATGCAGCCCGACCTACCGACCACTCTGCAGGACAAGGAACTGCAGAGCGCcatccgccgctgctgcgagttCGACCCTGCTAAGCGTCCGACAACTGAGGAGCTGGTGACACTGCTCTCCtag
- a CDS encoding RNA editing complex protein MP67 (TriTrypDB/GeneDB-style sysID: LpmP.35.0950): MVQEWWVNAAQEAVISRKAIMRAERIVTEADDPRSNKRPFYDSDTRRCLVCDTRLEGSYSTHSHTVDHIPRVALLKRTISMILTFLEQASSSPSTPPQALPEKAGSLAGSKRLKSALPHTATATAPAPSCFHTLYAESPLFGEDGVPSRGLLYHRPHTLREFDLVDIIMRRWWNTLHNPPPKRGSLSFDRLLSLSSTELQMRRWRVRYLLYFLKSRGVLRVSMSVRGDDMSAVAHSSERIHRGEAFERLEMVGDSFFKSLTPDRMHAVFPADEGGLTTGLQYFERTLDSNHGLLAIYDYLGLDDIIGCYLANNKAKADVVEAIIGELKVLLWSADVVWGMEYYAVPGERATLVYLRALVAHTIAELGHTVLMWQLESTLRNCREFILKHTVEGYLTANEAREHRAKGEESEFEFVADLPKYAPLPPLLAWERQRPGASVPKGEVQYATKQLLVRAPPSPQDPLRRLAPTASCIPEGIRKHYAVGQKKWNPNMCAAAVEALCDSLTLSALPRNSGRTADALSSDPQSGSLPLYPEAQPSKTPPASRDVRRHVLPALVTANCIVICTTNLPLATTM, from the coding sequence ATGGTGCAAGAGTGGTGGGTGAACGCTGCCCAGGAGGCAGTCATCTCCCGAAAAGCCATCATGCGAGCAGAGCGCATTGTTACGGAGGCCGACGATCCGCGCTCCAACAAACGGCCCTTCTATGACAGTGATACCAGACGCTGCCTCGTGTGTGACACTCGTCTGGAGGGCAGCTACAGCACGCATAGCCACACTGTCGACCACATACCACGCGTTGCGCTGCTGAAACGCACAATCAGTATGATTCTCACATTTCTCGAGCAGGCCTCGTCCTCaccgtcgacgccgccgcaggcCTTGCCGGAGAAGGCTGGTTCACTGGCTGGCAGTAAACGCTTGAAGTCGGCGTTGCCTCACACAGCAACGGCCACCGCCCCTGCCCCTTCTTGCTTCCACACCCTGTATGCTGAGTCACCGCTCTTTGGCGAGGATGGCGTGCCTAGCCGCGGTCTCCTCTACCACCGCCCGCACACGCTGCGCGAGTTCGACCTGGTAGACATAATCATGCGACGTTGGTGGAACACCCTGCATAATCCACCACCTAAGCGGGGTAGTCTTTCGTTTGACCGGCTCCTTTCGCTGTCCTCGACGGAGCTGCAGATGCGACGATGGCGCGTGCGCTATCTACTCTACTTTCTCAAGTCCCGCGGTGTTCTGCGCGTTTCTATGTCAGTGAGAGGCGACGATATGAGTGCGGTGGCGCATTCCAGCGAGCGGATCCACCGTGGAGAAGCCTTTGAGCGTCTCGAGATGGTTGGCGACTCTTTCTTCAAGAGTCTCACCCCCGACCGTATGCACGCCGTCTTCCCAGCTGATGAGGGTGGACTCACGACTGGTCTCCAGTATTTTGAGCGGACGTTGGATTCGAATCATGGTCTGCTGGCCATCTACGACTACCTTGGGCTGGACGACATAATCGGCTGCTATCTAGCCAACAACAAGGCAAAGGCCGACGTTGTAGAGGCAATTATTGGTGAACTGAAGGTCCTATTGTGGTCGGCCGATGTGGTGTGGGGCATGGAGTACTACGCCGTACCTGGGGAGCGCGCTACGCTGGTATACCTCCGAGCACTGGTGGCGCACACCATCGCCGAGCTGGGGCACACGGTGCTGATGTGGCAGTTGGAGAGCACACTGCGCAATTGTCGAGAGTTTATTCTCAAGCATACTGTTGAGGGGTATTTGACCGCCAACGAGGCGAGAGAGCATCGAGCTAAgggcgaagagagcgaaTTCGAATTCGTTGCGGATCTTCCCAAAtacgcaccgctgccgccgttgctcgCGTGGGAGCGACAACGCCCGGGCGCGTCAGTGCCGAAGGGTGAGGTGCAGTACGCCACTAAGCAGTTGCTAGTCAgagcaccaccttctccccAGGATCCGCTTCGCAGACTCGCCCCGACCGCGAGCTGCATCCCAGAAGGTATTCGGAAGCACTACGCTGTAGGGCAGAAAAAATGGAACCCAAATATGTGTGCCGCAGCCGTTGAAGCCCTCTGTGACTCCCTCACACTATCTGCACTGCCACGCAACAGCGGCCGCACCGCGGACGCTCTATCGTCTGACCCCCAGTCGGGATCGTTGCCCCTTTATCCAGAAGCGCAGCCGTCCAAGACCCCGCCGGCGTCCAGGGACGTACGTCGCCATGTACTGCCAGCTCTGGTGACTGCGAATTGCATAGTAATTTGTACTACCAACCTGCCTCTTGCTACTACCATGTAG
- a CDS encoding 40S ribosomal protein S18, putative (TriTrypDB/GeneDB-style sysID: LpmP.35.0960), with product MSLTLIPDHFQHIVRLLNTNVEGKRKVPFALRMVKGVGIRFAYLVCKKTGIDVERRAGTLTAEELEKVAEVIVDPARFKIPDWFLNRQRDPKTGKTEHLSSSMVDTRLRDDLERLKKMRAHRGVRHAYGLRVRGQHTCTSGRHGKTVGVSRGK from the coding sequence ATGTCTCTGACGCTTATCCCCGATCACTTCCAGCACATCGTGCGTCTGCTTAACACAAATGTGGAGGGCAAGCGCAAGGTGCCGTTCGCGCTGCGCATGGTGAAGGGAGTGGGTATCCGCTTCGCCTACCTGGTGTGCAAGAAGACCGGCATCGACGTGGAGCGccgcgctggcactctgacagcggaggagctggagaaggtcGCCGAGGTGATCGTCGACCCCGCGAGGTTCAAGATCCCAGACTGGTTCCTGAACCGCCAGCGCGACCCCAAGACCGGCAAGACGGAGCACCTGTCCAGCTCGATGGTGGATACCCGCCTGCGCGACGACCTTGAGCGCCTAAAGAAGATGCGCGCGCACCGTGGTGTGCGCCACGCGTACggcctgcgcgtgcgcggccagcacacgtgcacgagcGGCCGCCACGGTAAGACGGTCGGCGTGTCTCGCGGCAAGTAA